GTATGGGCTTTACTATCATACAGATGTTCATTTCATGCGTATCATCCACGTTTTTGTCGATATAATCAGCATAGCTCTAAGAAAAGGTTAATTTGTTTGTAAAGGAACATACTTCTAACAAGATACGTCTAGTAGCACAGGTGGGAGGATTCTCAACACCATAGATGGCCTTGTCAACGTTGGCTAACATACAGGGATTTTCATACGTTGCTCTCCCAACCATAACCCCGTTAAGACTGTGAGATACTCCGTGTGAATCTTTGTTTTCTGAATCTAGTGCATTCTTTATATCTTCAATAGTCTTGAAACCTCCGTTTATTGTGAATTTTAAATCCGGAAAATCCCGTTGTAACCTATAAACCTTTTCGTACTCCAAGGGAGGAACTTTTCTATTTTGTTTTGGGTTGACACCCCTAAGCCATGCCTTGCGAGAATGAACTATAAAATGGTTACAACCAGACTCAGATACGGTTGAAACAAAATCTTTAACAAATTCATAGGAATCTAAATTATCCACACCTAATCTATGTTTTACTGATACTTCCAATTCAAGTTCTCTTCTCAGGGTGTGAACAATATCCCTAACAAGCTCTTTAGTTTTCATAAGTGCTGCTCCAAAACAGCCTATGAAATTATTATAGCTCTATAAGATGCTTTACCTTTTCCGGATACTCTAGGACTTGGACAACcaacatttaaatttaatTCGGTATAACCATGATTTTTTAGTAGCCTCCCTGCTTGAATCAAAGTGTCTATACAGTTACCTCCTAAGTACAAGAATTATGCATCAAACATTTACGAACCTAACTGTGCTACAATTGGATTTTCATTGGATCCGAATTC
This region of Theileria equi strain WA chromosome 1, complete sequence genomic DNA includes:
- a CDS encoding tRNA-dihydrouridine synthase, putative (encoded by transcript BEWA_034480A), yielding MYLFQRLNFYLLFFSKFTVSFIHHDKLLKSNSLHRKNISNYPSNSCLNPRIRNKGSCFILESQTGLMEQSESETVNPLVQIAPMLDVTYREFRQFMRLLTQKSQLWTEMFTASALVHAPETVVSDWLKFGSNENPIVAQLGGNCIDTLIQAGRLLKNHGYTELNLNVGCPSPRVSGKGCFGAALMKTKELVRDIVHTLRRELELEVSVKHRLGVDNLDSYEFVKDFVSTVSESGCNHFIVHSRKAWLRGVNPKQNRKVPPLEYEKVYRLQRDFPDLKFTINGGFKTIEDIKNALDSENKDSHGVSHSLNGVMVGRATYENPCMLANVDKAIYGVENPPTCATRRILLESYADYIDKNVDDTHEMNICMIVKPILGVFYGEYGNRIYRQTLSNSADYENFTFDVGESRHAQFIHHAIYVMDRINPESLNAPLY